Proteins found in one Aquibium microcysteis genomic segment:
- a CDS encoding GcvT family protein: MTALPPKARAVIIGGGVSGCSVAYHLAKLGWTDIVLLERKQLTSGTTWHAAGLVGQLRGSRNMTRLAKYSADLYARLEAETGVATGMRQVGSITVALTAERKEEIYRQASLARAFDVDVREITPAEVKQMYPHLNVSDVMAAVHLPLDGQCDPANIAMALAKGARMRGAVIAEGVKVTAVHETGRRVTGVSWEKDGETGTIAADVVINCAGMWARDLASKNGVAVPLHACEHFYLITEPIPGLTRLPVLRVPDECAYYKEDAGKMMLGAFEPVAKPWGMDGIPESFCFDQLPEDMDHFAPILEMGVDRMPMLETAGIHTFFNGPESFTPDDRYYLGEAPELAGYWVAAGYNSIGIVSSGGAGMALAQWIHDGEPPFDLWEVDIRRAQPFQKNRRYLKERVTETLGLLYADHFPYRQMASARGVRRSPLYEHLKARGAVFGEVAGWERANWFARPGQERDYRYSWKRQNWFDNQRDEHMAVRTGVGLFDMTSFGKIRVEGRDALSVLQKLCANDVDVPAGRIVYTQMLNARGGIESDLTVARLTETAFLAVVPGATLQRDLAWIRRHVGEAFCIVTDVTAAESVLCVMGPKARDLMRRVSPNDFSNDANPFGTFREVEVGMGLARAHRVTYVGELGWELYIPTDQTAHVFEALEEAGADVGLKLCGLHTLDSCRIEKAFRHFGHDITDEDHVLEAGLGFAVRTSKGDFIGRDAVLKKREAGLDRRLVQFRLTDPEPLLFHNEAIVRDGAIVGTITSGNYGHALGAAIGLGYVPCAGESEAEVLSSTYAIEIAGVRHAAEASLKPMYDPKAERVRM, from the coding sequence ATGACCGCCCTTCCGCCCAAGGCCCGCGCCGTGATCATCGGCGGCGGCGTGTCCGGATGTTCCGTCGCCTATCATCTGGCGAAGCTGGGCTGGACCGACATCGTGCTCTTGGAACGCAAGCAGCTCACCAGCGGCACCACCTGGCACGCCGCCGGCCTCGTCGGCCAGCTGCGCGGCTCGCGCAACATGACGCGGCTCGCCAAATATTCCGCCGACCTCTACGCCAGGCTCGAGGCCGAGACCGGCGTCGCCACCGGCATGCGGCAGGTCGGTTCGATCACCGTCGCGCTCACCGCCGAGCGGAAGGAGGAAATCTACCGCCAGGCCTCGCTGGCGCGCGCCTTCGACGTCGACGTGCGCGAGATTACGCCGGCCGAGGTGAAGCAGATGTATCCGCATCTCAACGTGTCGGACGTGATGGCCGCCGTTCACCTGCCGCTCGACGGCCAGTGCGATCCCGCCAACATCGCGATGGCGCTGGCGAAAGGCGCGCGGATGCGCGGCGCCGTGATCGCCGAGGGCGTCAAGGTCACCGCCGTCCACGAGACCGGCCGCCGCGTCACCGGCGTCTCCTGGGAGAAGGACGGCGAGACCGGCACGATCGCGGCCGACGTGGTGATCAACTGCGCCGGCATGTGGGCGCGCGACCTCGCCTCGAAAAACGGCGTCGCCGTCCCCCTGCATGCCTGCGAGCATTTCTACCTGATCACCGAGCCGATCCCCGGCCTCACCCGCCTGCCCGTGCTGCGCGTCCCCGACGAATGCGCCTACTACAAGGAGGACGCCGGCAAGATGATGCTCGGCGCCTTCGAGCCGGTGGCAAAACCCTGGGGCATGGACGGCATCCCCGAAAGCTTCTGCTTCGACCAGCTGCCGGAGGACATGGACCATTTCGCACCGATCCTCGAAATGGGCGTCGACCGCATGCCGATGCTGGAGACGGCCGGCATCCACACCTTCTTCAACGGCCCCGAGAGTTTTACACCGGACGACCGCTACTATCTCGGCGAGGCGCCCGAACTCGCCGGCTACTGGGTCGCGGCCGGCTACAATTCGATCGGCATCGTCTCGTCGGGCGGCGCCGGCATGGCGCTGGCGCAGTGGATTCACGACGGCGAGCCGCCCTTCGATCTCTGGGAGGTTGACATCCGCCGCGCCCAGCCGTTCCAGAAGAACCGGCGCTACCTCAAGGAACGCGTCACCGAGACGCTCGGCCTGCTCTATGCCGACCATTTTCCCTACCGCCAGATGGCGTCCGCCCGCGGCGTGCGCCGCTCGCCGCTGTACGAGCACCTGAAGGCGCGCGGCGCCGTCTTCGGCGAGGTGGCCGGCTGGGAGCGCGCCAACTGGTTCGCCCGGCCCGGCCAGGAGCGCGACTACCGCTATTCCTGGAAGCGGCAGAACTGGTTCGACAACCAGCGCGACGAGCACATGGCCGTCCGCACCGGCGTCGGCCTGTTCGACATGACCTCCTTCGGCAAGATCCGCGTCGAGGGCCGCGACGCGCTCAGCGTCCTGCAGAAACTGTGCGCCAACGACGTCGACGTGCCCGCCGGCCGCATCGTCTACACCCAGATGCTGAACGCCCGCGGCGGCATCGAGAGCGATCTCACCGTCGCGCGCCTGACCGAGACCGCCTTCCTGGCTGTCGTGCCCGGCGCCACCCTGCAGCGCGACCTCGCCTGGATCCGCCGCCATGTCGGCGAGGCCTTCTGCATCGTCACCGACGTCACGGCCGCCGAAAGCGTGCTCTGCGTCATGGGTCCGAAGGCGCGCGACCTCATGCGCCGAGTCAGCCCGAACGATTTCTCCAACGATGCGAATCCCTTCGGGACGTTTCGTGAAGTCGAGGTCGGCATGGGGCTCGCCCGCGCCCACCGCGTCACCTATGTCGGCGAGCTCGGCTGGGAGCTCTACATCCCGACCGACCAGACCGCCCACGTCTTCGAGGCGCTGGAGGAGGCCGGAGCCGACGTCGGCCTGAAACTCTGCGGCCTGCACACGCTCGATTCCTGCCGCATCGAAAAAGCCTTCCGCCATTTCGGCCACGACATCACCGACGAGGACCACGTGCTGGAGGCCGGCCTCGGCTTCGCGGTCCGCACTTCGAAGGGCGACTTCATCGGCCGCGACGCGGTGCTGAAGAAACGCGAGGCCGGCCTCGACCGCCGCCTCGTCCAGTTCCGCCTGACCGACCCCGAGCCGCTCCTCTTCCACAACGAGGCGATCGTGCGCGACGGCGCCATCGTCGGCACCATCACCTCGGGCAATTACGGCCACGCCCTCGGCGCCGCCATCGGCCTCGGCTACGTGCCCTGCGCGGGCGAGAGCGAGGCCGAGGTGCTGTCCTCGACCTACGCGATCGAGATCGCCGGCGTGCGCCACGCGGCCGAAGCCTCGCTGAAGCCGATGTACGATCCGAAGGCCGAGCGTGTGCGGATGTAG
- a CDS encoding pyridoxal phosphate-dependent aminotransferase, producing the protein MPRHSARIGGITPSGKDGWEVHFAAMARKQAGEDIMMLSVGDHDFDTPRETVEACKAALDAGFHHYTQLPGLPALRTAMARISTRCTGVATTAAEVIATPGGQLALYAAVQGTLDPGDHAIVVAPYYATYPGTFRAAGAAFTIVEAKAENGFQPLAADIEAALRDDTKAILINTPNNPTGAVYSRATLEGIADLCRRRDLWLISDEVYWSLPADGGHLSPRSLPGMAGRTLVVNSMSKSHGMTGWRIGWLTGPADMIALLVNLNLVSTYGLNDFASRAAIEALENDWGVAEIAALYHRRREAFLDHVRGLNGIRVRGSEGGMYVMLDVSAIEPDCEAFAWAFLEAEKVAVMPGSSFGEAARGHIRISLCQPEPVLADAAARLRRFAAAHGGGQRQA; encoded by the coding sequence ATGCCTAGGCATTCGGCCCGCATCGGCGGCATCACCCCGTCCGGCAAGGACGGCTGGGAGGTGCATTTCGCGGCCATGGCGCGCAAGCAGGCCGGCGAGGACATCATGATGCTGTCGGTCGGCGACCACGACTTCGACACGCCCAGGGAGACCGTCGAGGCCTGCAAGGCGGCGCTGGACGCCGGCTTCCACCACTACACCCAGCTCCCCGGCCTGCCCGCGCTCCGGACGGCCATGGCCAGGATCTCGACCCGCTGCACCGGCGTCGCGACCACGGCCGCAGAGGTCATCGCCACGCCCGGCGGCCAGCTCGCGCTCTACGCCGCCGTTCAGGGCACGCTCGATCCCGGCGACCACGCCATCGTGGTGGCGCCCTATTACGCCACCTATCCCGGCACCTTCCGCGCCGCGGGCGCCGCCTTCACCATCGTCGAGGCGAAGGCCGAGAACGGCTTCCAGCCGCTCGCAGCCGACATCGAGGCGGCGCTGCGCGACGACACGAAGGCCATCCTGATCAACACGCCCAACAACCCGACCGGCGCCGTCTATTCGCGCGCCACGCTGGAAGGCATCGCCGATCTCTGCCGCCGCCGCGACCTCTGGCTGATCTCCGACGAGGTCTACTGGTCGCTGCCGGCCGACGGCGGCCATCTGTCGCCACGTTCGCTTCCCGGCATGGCCGGGCGCACGCTGGTGGTGAACTCGATGTCGAAGAGCCACGGCATGACCGGCTGGCGCATCGGCTGGCTCACCGGCCCGGCCGACATGATCGCGCTGCTGGTCAACCTGAACCTCGTCTCCACCTACGGCCTCAACGATTTCGCCAGCCGCGCGGCGATCGAGGCGCTGGAGAACGACTGGGGCGTGGCCGAGATCGCCGCGCTCTACCACCGCCGCCGCGAGGCCTTCCTCGACCATGTGCGCGGGCTGAACGGCATCCGCGTGCGCGGCTCGGAGGGCGGCATGTACGTGATGCTCGACGTCTCCGCCATCGAGCCCGACTGCGAGGCCTTCGCCTGGGCCTTCCTCGAGGCCGAGAAGGTCGCCGTCATGCCGGGCTCGAGCTTCGGCGAAGCAGCGCGGGGCCACATCCGCATCAGCCTCTGCCAGCCCGAGCCCGTGCTCGCCGACGCCGCCGCCCGCCTCCGCCGCTTCGCCGCCGCGCATGGCGGCGGGCAGCGGCAGGCATGA
- a CDS encoding homocysteine S-methyltransferase family protein codes for MTPIILTDGGMGQELLRRSGATPTPLWSAKVLMDEPDLVRDLHADFIRAGARVITVNTYAATPERLAREGVGEMFLPLQQAGLDLAEQARDAVGADCAIAGCLPPLFGSYAPKLTISFEETVDLYRRIVAAEAARVDLFLCETMASAQEGLAAATAAAESGKPVWISWTLSDDGAPSLRSGETIAEAAAAVAHLPIAARLVNCSRPETVDAAFGDLASLGGVVGAYANGFTAVHALKHGGTVDVLSAREDLGPESYAGFAMGWVKRGAGIVGGCCEVGPEHIARLRDRLIEAGHAIGGFHA; via the coding sequence ATGACCCCCATCATCCTCACCGACGGCGGCATGGGCCAGGAACTCCTGCGCCGCTCCGGCGCCACGCCCACCCCATTGTGGTCGGCCAAGGTGCTGATGGACGAGCCCGATCTAGTGCGCGACCTGCATGCCGACTTCATCCGCGCCGGCGCCCGCGTCATCACCGTCAACACCTATGCCGCGACGCCCGAGCGGCTGGCGCGCGAGGGTGTGGGCGAGATGTTCCTCCCGCTGCAGCAGGCCGGCCTCGACCTCGCAGAGCAGGCCCGCGACGCCGTCGGCGCCGATTGCGCCATCGCCGGCTGCCTGCCGCCGCTGTTCGGCTCCTATGCGCCGAAGCTCACCATCTCCTTCGAGGAGACCGTCGACCTCTACCGCCGCATCGTCGCGGCGGAGGCAGCCCGGGTCGACCTGTTCCTGTGCGAAACCATGGCCTCGGCGCAGGAAGGCCTCGCCGCCGCCACCGCCGCCGCCGAGAGCGGCAAGCCGGTCTGGATCTCCTGGACGCTGTCCGACGACGGCGCGCCTTCGCTGCGCAGCGGCGAGACGATCGCAGAGGCGGCCGCGGCCGTCGCGCATCTCCCCATCGCCGCCCGCCTCGTCAACTGCTCGCGGCCCGAAACGGTCGATGCCGCCTTCGGCGATCTCGCGTCCCTCGGCGGGGTCGTCGGCGCCTATGCCAACGGCTTCACCGCCGTGCATGCCCTGAAGCATGGTGGCACGGTGGATGTGCTCTCGGCCCGGGAGGATCTCGGTCCCGAGTCCTATGCCGGCTTCGCCATGGGCTGGGTGAAACGCGGCGCCGGCATCGTCGGCGGCTGCTGCGAGGTCGGCCCCGAGCACATCGCGCGGCTGCGCGACCGGCTGATCGAGGCCGGCCACGCCATCGGAGGATTCCATGCCTAG
- a CDS encoding GcvT family protein, producing MADLPSHARVVIIGGGAVGVSSLYHLAKAGWTDCVLLEKNELTSGSTWHAAGNVPTFSSSWSVMNMQRYSAGLYRGLADAVGYPMNYHVTGSVRLAHGMERMREFQRAKGMGRYQGMALEVIGPDEIRQHYPFIETHDLEGALYDPADGDIDPAQLTQALAKGARDMGATIVRFCPVDGVRREKDEWVISTGQGEIRCEIVVNAAGYRAAEVGRMFGRDIPMMVMSHQYILFDEIPELAAWTKEVGHKLPLLRDVDSSYYLRQEKGGMNLGPYERNCRAHWATPDDPMPGDFSFQLFPDDLDRLEWYLNDAVARVPILGTAGLSKVINGPIPYAPDGNPLIGPMPGVPNAFEACVFTFGIAQAGGAGKVLAEWVTEGATEWDMWSCDPRRFTGFAAAPDYAVAKGLEVYGHEYAIHFPRHAWPAARGRKLSPIHDRIAALGAQFGAYNGWERATWYAEAGDDTSEEATQTFRRDGPWQTRIRAECLAVRDAAGILDLPGFSRFRLQGPGAGDWLATQITGAVPKPGRIGLAYFADDKGRIVTEMSVMALAEDFFFLITAAVAQSHDFEWLAKNLPRETEIGLQDVTDAFSCQILTGPKSRAILADVSDADLSRPWLTHQSCQIAGRWLQLVRVSFAGELGWELHTKVEDTAAVFDAVWAAGQEHGLKPFGMFALDSLRLEKGYRAWKQELSTDYTVLQGGLERFVRWDKPDFRGKAALLSEKQRGTTKRFVALTIDQPGECDAPYMSTLWHDGAIVGETLSGGWGHRVDKSIALGMLRTDLAVPGTAVEVEIFGERFSATVQEDGPLWDAGNERLRG from the coding sequence ATGGCTGACCTTCCTTCCCACGCCCGCGTGGTCATCATCGGTGGCGGCGCGGTCGGCGTCTCGTCGCTCTACCATCTGGCGAAGGCCGGCTGGACCGACTGCGTGCTCCTGGAGAAGAACGAGCTCACCTCCGGCTCCACCTGGCATGCCGCCGGCAACGTGCCGACCTTCTCCTCCTCCTGGTCGGTCATGAACATGCAGCGCTATTCGGCCGGGCTCTATCGCGGGCTGGCCGACGCCGTCGGCTATCCGATGAACTACCACGTCACCGGCTCGGTGCGCCTCGCCCACGGCATGGAGCGCATGCGCGAGTTCCAGCGCGCCAAGGGCATGGGCCGCTATCAGGGCATGGCGCTCGAGGTGATCGGCCCCGACGAGATCCGGCAGCACTATCCCTTCATCGAGACGCACGACCTCGAAGGCGCGCTCTACGATCCGGCGGACGGCGACATCGATCCCGCCCAGCTCACCCAGGCGCTCGCCAAGGGCGCCCGCGACATGGGCGCGACCATCGTCCGATTCTGCCCGGTCGACGGCGTCCGCCGCGAAAAGGACGAATGGGTGATCTCGACCGGCCAGGGCGAGATCCGCTGCGAGATCGTCGTCAACGCCGCCGGCTACCGCGCCGCCGAAGTGGGCCGGATGTTCGGCCGCGACATCCCGATGATGGTGATGAGCCACCAGTACATCCTGTTCGACGAGATCCCCGAACTCGCCGCCTGGACGAAGGAGGTCGGCCACAAGCTGCCGCTGCTGCGCGACGTCGACAGCTCCTATTATCTCCGCCAGGAGAAGGGCGGCATGAATCTCGGCCCCTACGAGCGCAACTGCCGCGCCCACTGGGCCACGCCCGACGATCCGATGCCGGGCGATTTCTCCTTCCAGCTGTTCCCGGACGATCTCGACCGGCTGGAATGGTACCTGAACGATGCCGTCGCCCGCGTGCCGATCCTCGGCACCGCGGGCCTCTCCAAGGTCATCAACGGCCCGATCCCCTACGCGCCTGACGGCAATCCGCTGATCGGGCCCATGCCGGGCGTGCCGAATGCCTTCGAAGCCTGCGTCTTCACCTTCGGCATCGCGCAGGCCGGCGGCGCCGGCAAGGTGCTCGCCGAATGGGTCACCGAAGGCGCCACGGAATGGGACATGTGGTCCTGCGACCCCCGCCGCTTCACCGGCTTCGCCGCAGCGCCCGACTATGCGGTGGCCAAGGGGCTGGAGGTCTACGGCCACGAATATGCCATCCACTTCCCGCGCCATGCCTGGCCGGCCGCGCGCGGCCGCAAGCTCTCGCCGATCCACGACCGGATCGCCGCGCTCGGAGCGCAGTTCGGCGCCTACAACGGCTGGGAGCGCGCCACCTGGTATGCCGAGGCGGGCGACGACACGTCCGAGGAAGCGACCCAGACCTTCCGCCGCGACGGCCCCTGGCAGACGCGCATCCGCGCGGAATGCCTCGCCGTCCGCGACGCCGCCGGCATCCTCGACCTGCCCGGCTTCTCGCGCTTCCGCCTGCAGGGGCCGGGCGCGGGCGACTGGCTGGCGACGCAGATCACCGGCGCGGTGCCGAAGCCCGGCCGCATCGGGCTCGCCTATTTCGCCGACGACAAGGGCCGCATCGTCACCGAAATGTCGGTGATGGCGCTCGCCGAAGACTTCTTCTTCCTCATCACCGCGGCCGTCGCGCAGAGCCACGACTTCGAGTGGCTGGCGAAGAACCTGCCGCGAGAGACTGAAATCGGACTCCAGGACGTCACCGACGCCTTTTCCTGCCAGATCCTCACCGGGCCGAAGTCGCGGGCAATCCTGGCCGACGTGTCCGACGCCGACCTTTCAAGACCCTGGCTCACGCACCAGTCCTGCCAGATCGCCGGCCGCTGGCTCCAGCTGGTCCGCGTCTCCTTCGCCGGCGAACTCGGCTGGGAGCTGCACACCAAGGTCGAGGACACCGCCGCCGTCTTCGATGCGGTCTGGGCGGCCGGCCAGGAGCACGGGCTGAAGCCCTTCGGCATGTTCGCGCTGGATTCGCTGCGCCTCGAAAAGGGCTACCGCGCCTGGAAGCAGGAACTGTCGACCGACTACACGGTGCTCCAGGGCGGGCTGGAGCGTTTCGTCAGATGGGACAAACCCGATTTCCGCGGCAAGGCCGCGCTCTTGTCCGAGAAGCAGCGCGGCACGACCAAGCGCTTCGTGGCGCTCACCATCGACCAGCCCGGCGAGTGCGACGCGCCCTATATGTCGACGCTCTGGCACGACGGCGCGATCGTCGGCGAGACCCTGTCGGGCGGCTGGGGGCACCGGGTGGACAAGTCGATCGCGCTCGGCATGCTGCGCACGGATCTGGCCGTGCCGGGGACGGCGGTCGAGGTCGAGATCTTCGGCGAACGGTTTTCCGCGACGGTGCAGGAGGACGGGCCGCTGTGGGACGCGGGGAACGAGAGGCTGAGGGGGTGA
- a CDS encoding helix-turn-helix domain-containing protein produces MLAGNLRALRKARRMTLADLGQQLDRSVGWLSQVERGLSRPSVEDLRRFAQAFGVPLGLFFGHDAPVEAEKGVVVRAGRRRSLGSSETGLVEELLSPDLGGSFELVRSEFAPGARLEAPSLRPTEEAGYVVSGRFDIEIDGTWHRLAAGDSFRFKEKPFRWRNPGTIAAVVVWVISPPVY; encoded by the coding sequence TTGCTGGCCGGAAACCTGCGCGCGCTGCGCAAGGCGCGCCGCATGACGCTCGCCGATCTCGGCCAGCAGCTCGACCGATCCGTCGGCTGGCTGAGCCAGGTCGAGCGCGGCCTGTCGCGGCCGTCGGTGGAGGATCTGCGCCGCTTCGCCCAGGCCTTCGGCGTGCCGCTCGGCCTGTTCTTCGGACATGACGCGCCGGTCGAGGCAGAGAAGGGCGTCGTCGTGCGGGCCGGGCGCCGCCGCTCGCTCGGCTCCAGCGAGACCGGCCTCGTCGAGGAACTGCTGTCGCCCGATCTCGGCGGCAGCTTCGAGCTCGTGCGATCCGAGTTCGCACCCGGCGCCCGCCTGGAAGCACCGTCGCTGCGCCCGACCGAGGAGGCCGGCTACGTCGTCTCCGGCCGCTTCGACATCGAGATCGACGGCACTTGGCACCGGCTCGCCGCCGGCGACAGCTTCCGCTTCAAGGAAAAACCCTTCCGCTGGCGCAACCCCGGCACGATCGCGGCGGTGGTCGTGTGGGTCATCTCGCCGCCGGTCTATTGA
- a CDS encoding nitroreductase encodes MLAPDKQPETIDEAEIVDAAITSRRSVRAFLPDPVDEETIRDILRVASRAPSGTNMQPWKVWVTTGETKQKITDAILGSGIRAEKAKWDEYKYYPDQFFEPYYGRRRAVGFALYGALGIGKRDVDQMRAQHDRNFVFFDAPVGMIFTIDRRLNHGSWIDHGMFLQSIMIAARGRGLHTCPQAAFAPYHNQIRPVLGIPDEEIVVCGMALGYEDASKPENSLRTERVPLEEFVTFVK; translated from the coding sequence ATGCTCGCACCCGACAAACAGCCTGAAACGATCGACGAAGCGGAGATCGTGGACGCGGCGATCACGTCGCGCCGCTCGGTGCGCGCCTTCCTGCCCGACCCGGTGGACGAGGAGACGATCCGCGACATCCTTCGGGTGGCCAGCCGGGCGCCGTCGGGCACCAACATGCAGCCCTGGAAGGTCTGGGTGACCACTGGCGAGACCAAGCAGAAGATCACCGATGCCATCCTGGGCTCGGGCATCCGGGCCGAGAAGGCGAAGTGGGACGAGTACAAATACTATCCCGACCAGTTCTTCGAGCCCTATTACGGGCGCCGCCGCGCCGTCGGCTTCGCGCTCTACGGGGCGCTCGGCATCGGCAAGCGCGACGTCGACCAGATGCGCGCCCAGCATGACCGCAACTTCGTGTTCTTCGACGCGCCGGTGGGCATGATCTTCACCATCGACCGCCGCCTGAACCACGGCTCGTGGATCGACCACGGCATGTTCCTGCAGTCGATCATGATCGCGGCGCGGGGCAGGGGCCTGCACACCTGCCCGCAGGCGGCCTTCGCGCCCTACCATAACCAGATCCGCCCTGTGCTCGGCATCCCCGACGAGGAGATCGTCGTCTGCGGCATGGCGCTCGGCTACGAGGACGCCTCCAAGCCCGAGAACAGCCTGCGCACCGAACGCGTGCCGCTGGAGGAGTTCGTCACGTTTGTGAAGTGA
- a CDS encoding MarR family winged helix-turn-helix transcriptional regulator: MSKPSHTEKIGFAVTLEVRDACLCLHVQRAARSLARLFDEAFRPVGITNGQFSMLMSLNRPVPARMREVAALLAMDRTTLTAALKTLERRGLLEVRIDPDDRRGKLLTLTDAGRDTLARAVPIWRDTHAVLEEGLDNADGLRAALLAIS, translated from the coding sequence ATGTCAAAGCCCTCACATACCGAAAAGATCGGATTCGCCGTCACGCTGGAGGTCAGGGACGCGTGCCTGTGCCTCCATGTCCAGCGCGCGGCGCGGTCGCTGGCGCGGCTGTTCGACGAGGCGTTCCGCCCGGTCGGCATCACCAACGGCCAGTTCTCGATGCTGATGTCGCTCAACCGGCCGGTTCCCGCGCGCATGCGCGAGGTCGCCGCCCTGCTCGCCATGGACCGCACCACGCTGACGGCGGCGCTGAAGACGCTCGAACGGCGCGGCCTTTTGGAGGTGCGGATCGACCCCGACGACCGCCGCGGCAAGCTTCTCACGCTGACCGACGCCGGCCGCGACACCCTCGCCCGCGCCGTCCCGATCTGGCGCGACACCCATGCGGTTCTGGAAGAGGGCCTCGACAACGCCGACGGCCTGCGCGCGGCGCTGCTGGCGATCTCGTAG
- a CDS encoding WD40/YVTN/BNR-like repeat-containing protein, whose translation MAKRILILIGTKKGLFVAESDGNRKNFRLRGPYCNTWPIHHAILDPATGAIHAAGGNEWFGPAVWTSHDLGATWTHSSEGLAYPEGEEPVSAVWSLAPGRDGTLYAGVQPAGLFRSTDGGRTWSHVNGLRDHPSRPHWNPGGAGLILHSLVPHPTDPDRIWVGISSAGVFGTDDGGRTWEPRNRGTRADYFPEDQRYPELGQCVHCMVLAPGTDQLLYQQNHCGMYRSDDGGRSWTSMENGLPSSFGFPAAVHPRDPQTVYLIPLNGDSAGRFMPDAKTAVWRTRDGGASWQAMRAGLPQENAYFGVLRQAMAVDRMEPAGVYFGTGSGEIYASADEGDSWSQIAAHLPTISSVETHVLDA comes from the coding sequence TTGGCAAAGCGCATACTCATCCTGATCGGCACCAAGAAGGGCCTGTTCGTCGCCGAGAGCGACGGGAACCGCAAGAATTTCCGGCTGCGCGGCCCCTATTGCAACACCTGGCCGATCCATCACGCGATCCTCGATCCGGCGACCGGCGCGATCCATGCCGCCGGCGGCAACGAGTGGTTCGGACCGGCGGTCTGGACCTCGCACGACCTCGGCGCGACCTGGACGCATTCGAGCGAAGGGCTGGCCTATCCTGAAGGGGAGGAGCCGGTCTCGGCGGTGTGGAGCCTGGCGCCCGGCCGTGACGGCACGCTCTATGCGGGCGTGCAGCCGGCCGGCCTGTTCCGCAGCACCGACGGCGGCAGGACCTGGAGCCACGTGAACGGCCTGCGCGACCATCCGTCGAGGCCGCACTGGAACCCCGGCGGGGCAGGGCTGATCCTGCATTCGCTGGTGCCGCATCCGACCGATCCGGACCGCATCTGGGTCGGCATCTCGTCGGCCGGCGTGTTCGGAACCGACGATGGCGGCAGGACCTGGGAGCCGCGCAACAGGGGCACGCGCGCCGACTATTTCCCGGAAGACCAGCGCTATCCCGAGCTCGGCCAGTGCGTGCACTGCATGGTGCTGGCGCCCGGCACCGACCAGCTGCTCTACCAGCAGAACCATTGCGGCATGTACCGCTCCGACGATGGCGGCCGGTCCTGGACGAGCATGGAGAACGGCCTGCCGTCGAGCTTCGGCTTTCCGGCGGCGGTCCACCCGCGCGATCCGCAAACCGTCTACCTGATCCCGCTCAACGGCGATTCGGCGGGCCGTTTCATGCCGGATGCAAAGACGGCGGTGTGGCGCACGCGCGACGGCGGCGCGAGCTGGCAGGCGATGCGCGCCGGCCTGCCGCAGGAGAACGCCTATTTCGGCGTGCTGCGCCAGGCGATGGCGGTCGACCGGATGGAGCCGGCGGGCGTCTATTTCGGCACCGGCAGCGGCGAGATCTACGCCAGCGCCGACGAGGGCGACAGCTGGTCGCAGATCGCCGCGCACCTGCCGACGATCTCGTCGGTCGAAACCCACGTGCTGGACGCCTGA
- a CDS encoding MoaD/ThiS family protein — protein MARRDDLSDAAGHASAVRAALPVTVKLSPVLCDLFPGSRREVSMVAATVAEMIDELDRLWPGMGDRIRDSRPAIRKHMNVFVDGSRASLKTPLAPGDEVYVLTAISGG, from the coding sequence ATGGCCCGGCGCGACGACCTGTCGGACGCGGCCGGCCATGCCTCGGCCGTCCGCGCCGCGCTGCCGGTGACGGTGAAGCTGTCGCCGGTGCTGTGCGACCTGTTCCCCGGCTCGCGGCGCGAAGTGTCGATGGTGGCGGCGACGGTCGCCGAGATGATCGACGAGCTGGACCGCCTGTGGCCCGGCATGGGCGACCGCATCCGCGACTCGCGCCCGGCGATCCGCAAGCACATGAACGTCTTCGTCGACGGCAGCCGGGCGAGCCTGAAGACGCCGCTCGCCCCCGGCGACGAGGTCTACGTGCTGACGGCCATCAGCGGCGGGTAA